In Patescibacteria group bacterium, a single window of DNA contains:
- the murJ gene encoding murein biosynthesis integral membrane protein MurJ codes for MKQLNNGTIKFMRYHQAAKSTLIITFVTLVAGVLGFAQQTLTAYVFGAGKEIDAFVAARTIPDIFTKILQVGILSIVFVPIFVKYIHRNKEKEAWKIAVNLFNIISTVFVILIVLGMILTPLIVKILVPGFDSLTQKLTTNLTLILFPAILFNILTILGTSILYAFKKFTIPALIKLILPLVVISALLVFRQKLDVYILSWAFLATAVLEFLVIFQALYKQGFRYSLSFNWRDPIIRKIIILVSPFIISTILAQASTVTNRMLASELTSGSLSALYYAERIMKLVSQIFLFAIPIVSFPVFAEKIARGERQELLKAISLTIRMILFAIIPVSIGLVILRLPLTQIIFQRGEFTFQDTEATAYALLFFTLGLFATGITNILANVFYSLEKTKILVKITILVITFNIALNFLLVRPLAHGGLALATSLTNILSLLLHSYFLTRYLPQIKSVLWDKYYLKILLPSLLMGIFLFLSKPLIYSHIDRSRLWDQSLALLAVVIPSVFLYFLCAYLVKLKEMKLILELVRAKINQKFFQTNVQE; via the coding sequence ATGAAACAATTGAACAATGGAACAATAAAATTTATGCGTTATCATCAGGCTGCCAAATCTACGCTTATCATCACATTCGTCACCTTAGTGGCTGGTGTTTTAGGATTTGCCCAACAAACATTGACCGCCTATGTTTTTGGCGCTGGCAAGGAAATTGACGCCTTTGTTGCCGCCCGCACGATCCCTGATATCTTTACTAAAATCCTTCAAGTCGGCATCCTCTCCATCGTTTTTGTGCCCATTTTTGTCAAATATATTCATCGAAATAAAGAAAAAGAGGCATGGAAGATTGCGGTCAATCTATTCAATATTATCTCCACCGTTTTTGTGATTCTCATTGTTTTAGGAATGATTTTAACGCCACTCATCGTGAAAATTCTTGTGCCTGGTTTTGACTCCCTGACGCAAAAATTGACCACCAACCTTACCTTAATTCTTTTCCCCGCCATTCTTTTTAATATCCTTACCATCCTCGGTACGTCAATCTTGTATGCCTTTAAAAAATTCACCATCCCTGCCTTAATTAAACTTATTCTACCATTAGTAGTGATTTCTGCACTTCTTGTTTTCCGCCAAAAACTGGATGTTTATATTTTAAGTTGGGCGTTTTTAGCTACTGCTGTTTTGGAATTTCTGGTGATCTTTCAAGCTCTCTATAAACAGGGGTTTAGATATTCCTTATCTTTTAATTGGCGTGATCCCATCATTCGTAAAATCATTATTCTAGTTTCCCCTTTTATCATCTCCACAATTTTAGCTCAAGCGAGCACGGTAACTAATCGTATGTTAGCCTCGGAATTAACAAGCGGCAGTCTCTCTGCTTTGTATTATGCCGAAAGGATAATGAAACTCGTGTCCCAGATTTTTCTTTTCGCTATTCCCATCGTCTCTTTTCCCGTCTTCGCAGAAAAAATCGCGAGAGGAGAACGTCAGGAATTATTAAAAGCGATTAGCCTCACCATCAGAATGATTCTTTTTGCCATCATCCCCGTAAGTATTGGCTTGGTCATCCTCCGTCTGCCGCTTACCCAAATTATTTTCCAAAGAGGAGAATTTACCTTCCAAGATACAGAAGCCACGGCTTATGCCCTTCTCTTCTTCACTCTCGGTCTCTTTGCCACGGGTATTACTAATATTCTAGCAAATGTTTTTTACAGTCTTGAGAAAACTAAAATCTTAGTCAAAATTACAATTTTGGTAATTACTTTTAATATTGCCTTAAATTTTCTTTTGGTCCGACCTTTGGCTCACGGAGGGCTGGCGCTTGCTACCTCCCTGACCAATATTCTTTCTCTCCTCCTTCATTCTTATTTTTTAACTCGGTATTTGCCGCAGATAAAATCGGTGCTCTGGGATAAATATTATCTTAAAATTTTGCTGCCAAGCCTGTTGATGGGAATCTTTCTCTTTTTAAGTAAACCCCTTATTTATAGCCATATCGACCGCTCCCGTCTTTGGGATCAAAGTTTAGCCCTCCTCGCCGTCGTTATTCCCAGTGTTTTTCTCTATTTCCTCTGCGCTTATTTAGTGAAGCTTAAAGAGATGAAGCTTATTTTAGAACTGGTACGGGCGAAAATTAACCAAAAATTTTTCCAAACCAATGTCCAAGAATAA
- a CDS encoding nucleotide sugar dehydrogenase — translation MGNKVRKTQNAAIRIAVVGLGYVGLPLAVLAAKAGFTVFGIDKDRQKIGMLKKQMNYLADASLTEALRQAIIKKKLTPILQFEALKQCNAVFICLPTPVNAQLQPDISLLKNATEKIGIYLQKGAVVINESTVAIGTTREIIGNILEKRSKLKMGRDFSLVCSPERVDPGTRNKTENIAKLIGGVDQQSSERAYQIYKKFIKAPLITVESPEVAEGAKMLENSYRALNIALVNEFARLCEKMNLDVLEVIKAASTKWSFQAHWPSLGTGGHCIPIDPHYLTGLASQYGLTMPALSAALKTNREMPQWFTQKIINNYHPGNKILLYGLAYKKNIKDLRESPALTVALALKKKNIPFQVYDPFYSKIEIKKLGFKPALKAGLLAYDLVIVATDHDALQRDSKKLISKNTIVIDGKNYFQKKIGKKVIGVGRILE, via the coding sequence ATGGGAAATAAAGTAAGAAAAACCCAAAATGCCGCTATCCGCATTGCTGTGGTAGGCTTAGGTTACGTAGGTTTACCCTTGGCTGTTCTTGCCGCCAAGGCTGGCTTTACCGTTTTTGGCATTGACAAAGACCGCCAAAAAATAGGAATGCTAAAAAAACAAATGAACTACTTGGCTGATGCCAGTCTTACAGAAGCTCTCCGCCAAGCTATCATAAAGAAAAAATTGACACCTATTTTACAATTCGAGGCATTAAAGCAATGCAACGCGGTCTTCATTTGTCTGCCTACGCCAGTGAATGCGCAACTTCAGCCAGATATCAGTCTGCTTAAAAACGCGACGGAAAAAATAGGCATCTATCTTCAAAAGGGTGCAGTAGTCATCAACGAATCCACGGTCGCAATTGGCACAACCCGCGAGATAATCGGCAATATTTTAGAAAAAAGGTCAAAGCTTAAAATGGGACGCGATTTTTCTTTGGTTTGCTCTCCAGAAAGAGTGGATCCCGGCACAAGAAATAAAACTGAAAATATCGCTAAGCTTATCGGGGGAGTTGATCAGCAAAGTAGTGAGAGGGCTTATCAAATTTATAAAAAATTTATTAAAGCGCCTCTTATTACCGTGGAAAGCCCCGAAGTGGCGGAAGGCGCCAAGATGTTAGAAAATTCTTACCGTGCCTTGAATATCGCTCTTGTTAATGAGTTTGCGCGCCTTTGCGAAAAAATGAACCTTGATGTGCTGGAAGTAATTAAAGCTGCATCCACAAAATGGAGTTTTCAAGCCCATTGGCCATCACTCGGCACAGGTGGACATTGTATACCCATCGATCCCCATTATTTAACTGGTTTGGCTAGCCAGTATGGCTTAACAATGCCCGCGCTCTCTGCGGCTCTTAAGACAAACCGAGAGATGCCTCAATGGTTTACGCAGAAAATAATCAACAATTATCATCCCGGGAATAAAATATTGTTATATGGCTTAGCTTACAAAAAAAATATTAAGGATTTGCGCGAATCACCCGCTTTAACCGTTGCTTTGGCATTAAAAAAGAAAAACATCCCTTTTCAGGTTTATGATCCTTTTTATTCTAAAATAGAAATCAAAAAATTAGGTTTTAAACCCGCGCTAAAAGCCGGTCTTCTAGCTTATGATCTTGTTATTGTCGCCACGGATCATGACGCGCTGCAAAGAGATTCCAAAAAACTCATCAGTAAAAACACGATTGTTATTGATGGAAAAAACTATTTTCAGAAAAAAATAGGTAAAAAGGTAATTGGGGTGGGAAGGATTCTGGAATAA
- a CDS encoding glycosyltransferase: MLNLAVIIPTYNERENIRKIIAEVLKQEPKIPSCNLSIIISDSHSPDGTGRIVEKINRNNPKVHLLDVKQRGIGIALKRGYDLAIEKLQADILMQIDADLSHNPDDIPRFIQKIDQGFNFVQASRFISGGENRLEFYRDVFSRGANFLCRAMLGVREISDFTPSFRAFTTRLYQKTDLSDIPWQKKSYIFQPSFAYALYRAGAKVAEVPIAFTDRRYGKSKLNAGQYIWDLLEFTTKIRLKKIKNSLS, translated from the coding sequence ATGCTTAATCTAGCAGTCATTATTCCTACTTATAACGAAAGGGAAAATATCCGGAAAATCATTGCCGAGGTTTTAAAACAAGAGCCTAAAATCCCCTCATGCAACCTCTCTATTATTATTTCAGACAGTCATTCACCTGATGGAACAGGAAGAATTGTGGAAAAAATAAACCGAAATAACCCCAAAGTTCATCTTCTAGATGTAAAACAAAGAGGAATTGGTATCGCCTTGAAACGCGGTTATGATCTCGCGATTGAAAAATTGCAAGCTGATATCTTAATGCAGATTGATGCTGATCTTTCCCATAATCCTGATGATATCCCTCGCTTTATCCAAAAGATTGATCAAGGCTTTAATTTTGTCCAAGCTTCACGTTTCATTTCTGGCGGCGAAAATAGGCTGGAGTTCTATCGCGATGTTTTTAGCAGGGGCGCTAATTTTCTTTGCCGCGCTATGCTGGGTGTCCGCGAAATCTCCGATTTTACCCCCTCCTTCAGGGCTTTTACAACTCGCCTTTACCAAAAAACGGATTTATCCGACATCCCTTGGCAAAAAAAGAGCTATATCTTTCAGCCTTCATTTGCCTATGCCCTATATCGCGCCGGTGCCAAGGTGGCAGAGGTGCCCATTGCCTTTACGGATCGCAGATACGGTAAATCTAAACTTAACGCGGGACAATACATTTGGGACCTTTTGGAATTTACCACCAAAATAAGGCTAAAAAAAATAAAAAATTCCTTATCATAA